tcctttttttcaaataaaagaatcaaaagaatcaaaagaatcaaaagaatcaaaccctcaaatttatcaaattgtgTTGATCcaaatataatttcaagaaataaaCAAGCATTACCAAATCATGtcattatcaacatcaacatcaacaaagCCAAAGGCACcaccatcaacaacaatagcaCTGGTAACATCACCATCTTCACCatcattgaaattgtttaaatccaaaagaaagataaaaaatctcaaaaatttaacaataattgGTCCATTGAGTGAACAACAACCAGGTAAGAATGTTAAAGTgattacaacaacaacaacaacaacaacaacaacaacaccttCCTCTttctcatcatcatcatcattgatGTCACCTATTACACCACAAACTCCAAATATTCCCAAAACACCAAAAACACCAAAACATTCAAAACATGCAAGTAGTGgaacatcatcaataatagCTGATATACAATCTATATCTTTACcatcaataacaaaatcattattaccaaattcctcatcatcatcatcatcaacatcaacaccaacatCATTAGCCAAAACATTATCCATGCCAATGTTATTCAATCAAGAGAAGCATTCCAAATTTCCACAACTAGAagaaaataacaataacaaggaggaagaagaagaagaagaaaaagaagggggtttaattgatttaactAATAAAAGTATTATTTTAATAACCAAATATGATTTTATTAGTGATGATAAagatcaattaaatattaaggcgaaacaatttttaaaattattacaaaaattagGTAATGGATGGTTATTAGTTCATGATTTATATGATAAATCCAAATTAGGATTAATTCCTGCTTCTTACGTTGATATTGCTTTAAATGACCCATTAGAACCAATTAAATTGACTTGGTTATATGAATATAGCAAGCAAAAACCACTACTGCTGGTGCTGCTGCTTCTGCTGCTTCTGCTGctgccaccaccaccatctaCTAAACAATTGGGAATTGAAGAAACATTAAATGAACCActatcaccaccaccaccaccaccatcatcatcatcacccTTTATAATGATTGAGAATAACAATACATCAAAAAGTTtaagatttgaaattgatcaaattttttataataaatcaaataaatcattttggtataaaatcaaatattatgataatttaaatcatcaaattatttatttaggtaaattttataaagatttttatcaattacaTGATGGAATAATATCCCAATAtaatattaacaataataataataWTAAYAATAATAATGctaataatattaacaataaaaatacaaatgatttatcaattaaattaccaccaccaattttAAGAAATTCTTTATATCATTCACCAAAtgttaaatttgataaaaatttaattgaaaattcttataaattattaattagattaaatgattatttaaatcaattaataaatcattggCCCAATATATTGAATGAATGTCCTAAATTTCatgattttatttataattgtaataatataattgttaataataataataataataaaggaACAactccaacaacaatcataactaatgaaacaataattaaatcattttatccaaattcaattatgataaataaaaatattcatGATAATTCTGTTACGTTTTCAAAAACTGCTCCATTACCTAAATTATCAACcataacaacaaaacaaatgaGTAATAATATAAGACCAAcatcaatcaatattagTACTACAAAAACACCAACAACTACTAGTACTACCAATAAACCAGTGATTGCTAGTTCTACCACTAGTAGTAATCGGATTTTTAGATTACCTGATCaatatattaataattcaacatATATTGACCAACTCAGCAAGAAAATAAGAGATAATACCACTATTAATAGTACTAGTACTACAACCACCACCGCCAAGGCAAATAACACTAAAAATTTTGACAATTTATCTACTATTGTTCATTCAGAAAGTGacaaatcattatttagTTATAcatcaataattaatacctacaacaataatagtaataataataatattaataatattgatgatgatgatgatgatgatattgcTAGTGTTGGTTTATCACAATCATCTTCAGAGCAAGCTAGTTCAAGTAGTAACTATATTTCTGatgattcaattcttgaaatccaaaacaaagaagacaacaacaacaacaacaatgatgatgataaattgttggataatttttcaaacctattatcatcatcatcatctttttcttttcgttcattattaccaatgacaaatatcaataatcatgaaagaattaattCACTTTTACAATTAGATTCTCAAAGATTAGATAATCATCaaagaataaattcaattcaaagtGAACCTGAAGAAAgtatatttgataaaattccTCAACCTCAAGAACATtataatcataatcataatcataatcaaCATAATCGATATTGTAGTAGTTGTACTACTGCTACTAATCATAGTTCAAAAATGAATTCACCTTCAACTACACCATTAACAATTAATTCTCATGATGAATCAGGAAGAGGAGAAAGAGGAGgagaaaaaggaaaaggaaTAGAAGTGTTTGAAAAGTTTCCTGCTAGTagtaatattgataaaccATTACCTTTACCACCAAGTttaccatcatcatcttcttcatcttctttttcatcttcGGGttgttcaacaaaataTCCAATGACAATTATACCAACGGCAACAGTTAAATCCATGACAATAAATTCACCCATGAATGCAATTACTGAACATACTGCAAAAACTTATTGTTGTAATGATTTATCACTTTTATCATCACCGTCGTCTCCATCTCATCCTACAACAAGGTCATTATCcgcttcttcttcttcttcttgttgttgttgttgttgttcttcttcttcttgttgtcGTTATtgttcatcttcttcaaatgCGTCATTTTTCGAAATATCTATGaataatatcattaatgaattagatgaatttgaatttgccattgatgatgatgatcatcaacatcatcaacaacaaataattgataaaaccACTACTTTGGATAAGattgaagttgaagtttatttgaataaaatagGTACATGTGGTGTTGAATCCACTGATATTGATActgatttaattaaatttcaattatttaaacatgatatattatcaattgattatttaaaaaaaattatcagtTTTAAAATGTataatgattatgaattattaaatcatttcaatttattattaataaagaCTGATAAGAACATCTTCacaaatgataatgatgagGATGAGGATGAGGATGAGGATGAGGATGAAAATAAGTTGATTTTACTTGATGATGACAaaattttaacaaattatattaatcaattatcaataattaaattgaatttaattagATCAAGAGCTAAAAGAGAAACTATTtcttaaaattaaaattgttaTGTATAGTTGATRTTAAGTTGatgtttatttataaatatattatatCCCCCTTTCCACTATGACAATCCTATGAAAATACAAAACACTAAGCTCAATTGTATTTGTAAAACgtttgatttgaaactTCTTGATAAAGGTTTGTTCATTTGGACTATTGGACTACTACGATGATATCTCCATCTTCAGTTtattcaacaaaacaaaatcactGCACTGTATCGCTAGCGCTACCAATTGCGttattttttatcattatcatcattttaCAAATTTTGTATTTCAAAAAGTATGCAAAGGAGGGGCAACACAAATTACAATTACAATTctaaatttccaaatttcaatatcaatttaacttaattggtaaattaaagtaaagtttcaaatttaagGAGAGTTAATTAGTTAATTACTTTACTATCGACATTCCAACTTGATGCAAAAGAAATTGCCaaccaagaagaaaaaaaaaaaaaaaWttttttttgtttgcgATTTTCAACtcaatttcattgatcgacaataataataatggaggaaatgatgatgaaagGAGTAGGAGTTAAATGCCGAGTAATAAATTGGAACAATGTGAAAGGGGAAAGGGGAAAGGGGGAGGAGAGGAGAGGAGAGGGAGGAGTTTCAATACTATAAACATAAATAGAAACTGGTTATATAGATAGttaagaaaagaatacTTGAAACGAAGGACCAAATTCAAAGCTTTGATGCcgtttcaatttaattatgaaacagattattgatgaaaaattaaatagtAAATCACCACGCCTTATTTCATATATATGTTGGCTATTAATTATACTGAAAGggtaataattataataatatatctGAAACAaaacgaagaagaagaagaagaaggaggaggaggaggaggaaaCAAGTTTTGTATGTtgttttacaaaaaaaggaTAAATTGCTTAGTGTTCCTTTCCTACCAATTGAAAGGGGATAAAAAAAGGAAGGAATAAAAGTTTTCAATCAAAGTCAAATTCAGGTTAATATTGTGAATACTATTGGAAATATTTAAGCCAGCAGTATAACACACAGACGAATGTGTAGGAAGTAAAATTGAAGTTCTGGAACCCATTTACAACATGTAAAATGATCAAAGGAGTGAGAGTGAGAGAGAAAGTACGATTAATTTCATAACCGTAACGTgacaataaaatataagTAAGAGAAATATCTATTGTTGTAACACTGCACTGTTTTTTCGttggtggtgttgatgACTTGTATTGTTTCAAGAACAATGCAAAATCATTcgtaataataataataataatatcatcatcatcatgtACTTACTATAAGAACAatagagagagagagaRAAGAGAGACagacaaagaaagaaagataaCAACAAATCACAAGAAAATTGTGATTGGTTTCAACTTAACATTGTGGAACATTGTGGAACAATAAGTAGTTGAATGGTTAGTTGAATGGTTTagttgaattatttataaaattgatcgtatattaaaataataaatccaCCCCACCCACccaccaagaaaaaatagaaagatttaaaaataatcacGCGCGTTGttgcttgttgttgctattgtttaattaatttttcttgtcacTCAACACactacttttttttttcaaatttaaatttaaatttaaactCTTCtctccccccccccctcaACGGTATTCTTAAAAATTAGAGCTATACAAACATTGCTAGTATTTACTTTTATAAGATAGATAATATAAACCCCATTCATTGCTATTACCCATCTTGCATCTTAATTTAAATGTGAACTAAACTAAAAACTGAAAATcccaatcaatcaatcaatcaatcaacatTTACTTTTGTAACTTAaaacttttgaaaatattttttaatttttttgtgtcATGCACACACTACACTAACCAatacaattttcaattcttcttcttcattcttttattcattcattcttcattattattattaatatccCACCTCTTCCCACCCATCAACCAACCATTATTTCACTCCTTTCAAATCTTAAACTACCCACTCACTCACTTCTTCTATCTTTcttaattatttatatatataatactATTCTAGTtacaactactactactactacttactactactttaaacaataatttatattatatcCCCTTTCATTCCATTCCATTCCATCCCCCCCCTCCCCCATATTAATCCTATCATTTGTTTCATAAATTGATAGAAagtaacaacaaccacaatattattttcttgaatcaacaagtttattttattcattattgattttgtaataaactcaattttttttttttccataaaGGAACAATACTTTAATACTCCATCACGTCTTATTATTGTTCTTCACAAGTACttggtgttttttttttttcagtttcatgtatcattatatatattgaaCTACAACCCCCCaatctttttgatttgatttgatttgatttgatttcatatTTATTTCATATTCCTTTTCCATACTTTTAGTTGTTTTATACTAGTTTCCAGATATTTCAAGCAAAGACAAGtataattttctttttaaatgaTGTTGAAACTGTCTGCTATATCAGATGATGTACATCGCCCTATAAGTGTTTATACTACACCTCCATTAGATATTTctattattgatgaagaagatgaaattaaagaagaggaggaggaggaggaaaACGAAGATGAAGACGATTTAATGGATAAACGTTCTTATCAACTGtctcaattattattcacTCCTCCTACTTCATTAGATaacaaatccaaattcATTCTGCCATTTGAATGTCCAAGAACTCCTCCGCCACCTCCACCTCCACCGCCACCGCCAGTTTCCAACCAATACTCCCATTCAAGTCCTAAAACAATGAATAGTAAAAATTCTCAATTTGCTTCAGATACGtcttcattattaaaacCCCAGTTATCTTTAAAGTCCATGAAaactactaccactaccacttctgcttcttcatcatcttctaattcatttaaatatcaaccaccacctccaTTACTGACCAACCCACAATTAAAATCACCTTCCAAATCACACAATAAAAGAAATAGTACAAATCCTACTGTTGGTgttaaagaaaatttacTACTGTCAccttcaaaattattaaaacgGTTATCAATGAgattatcttcatcaaacTTAAATAAACGGAATTCAGTTATTCCTAATGATATAAAAGTAATTATATCTgaaccacaaccacaaccacaaccacagCCACAACAATTATTGCTGCCTCGATTACCATTACAAGAAtatgaagaaaaatcagCAACGACAATACAATCACAACTGATACCCTACTTGGAAACAGTAGCATTACCAAAtggtaaatcaattttaatacCTTCATCACAATCACAAGATGAATATCCATCACCAACATTATCACTCACACCACCATATCTGACATCAccatcaaattcaaattcttcttcttgttatagtttacaacaacaaccatcTAAATCTTCTACATCTATGATAGCATCAAATTTACCACCTTTAGagaatcaaaaattaaataaatcattgtCAAACAGTACTAATGATGGAAAGAAACCCACCCCAAATGAAGTAGTTGAAATTACGCCAAAGAAACAaagcagaagaagaagaaataaaagTCATTCTATTAGTGCATTTATTTCACCACGTAAATTGGCCAGTGAATATCATAATCGAGTTAAATCAAGTTGGAGAAATTCTCTGACTCCTTCAACTCATTCTCAATTATCACAACCTATACCATATTTACAATATCCTAAATCAAccgatgatgaagaattgattggatataaatataatgatGAAGGAGAAGGAAGTGAAGAAGTTAATCAATCACCAccacagcaacagcaacagcaagaaatagaagaagaagaagaagaggttgaagaagatataCATGATGCCCAAAATATTGGTGATACTTCATTGATTAGTGGGATAATTAATGATATAGTTACAACTGATCATACCCATGATATAACTTCATTTTCTGGATATTCTTTAGATAAACcaaacacaaacacaacAGCGGtcactaccaccaccaccactaccaataatgataatgacattgataatgaaacaaacactaataatactaatgataattcaattcttgtatTACCTGCATCTCCACAAAAGAGtactttttcaacaactacaacaacgACTAATTCTACAATTACAAtagatgatattgatgatgtttcattttcttcccCTTCCTCATCAATGACACCAATGAGTAAACAACAAGTTATGGGAGGATATAATGATACTTTAGATACTATTAATACTTCATCAATAATCACAACTGgatttgatgaagatgaagataaagatGATGTTAGTGTTAATGTTAGTGGGATCAGTTATAAAGGAAGTATTTCtaatcaaagaaaacaaatttataaatatcatAATCATAGCCATAGTCATGGTCGACATCATCGCATGGATTCACAAGGTTATgaaaaaaggaaaatgaATCATCAAAGTACAATGTCAACTTCAACTACTATAAGTTCAGCAGCAatgaatcaacaacaacaaaaacaaaaacaaaaacaaaaacaacaaccccAAAAATCAGTATATTCTGattcaatattaaaattgaatatcttTATCCAAGATTCAAAcaacaccaccaataaCAGTTCTGgttcatcgtcatcatcatcttcctcttcttcttcctcttcattattacaatcaatgatatcaattaaattacggaaagataaattgaaaaatcttgatgaattaattaatttaataatttataaattaatgaaaaaattaaatcgtcatgatgatgatttaatcattgataatatcaaattattaatcttcttcaaaaacaacaacaacaacaataataacaataataataataataataataatagtacCAGTGATACTAAttatggtggtggtggtggtggggatgatgataaacatgttttaataaatccaataattttaaaagataaaattgatcaatcaataacaaagaaaaagaataaacatcagaattcttcttcttcattgccgattaataattataaagatgatttattattggaatatattcaaatgaaactgaaattatatattaaagctataatttgattttttttagatatataccaccattatcatcattatcatcattatcatatATATTAGAAaggttttgttttgttttatgATAAGAAGAGATTAAGATTAGTTTTATATATGGTAGTTATTagttgtttaattttttttttttgttcttttatTAATGTATTTTTATAAGATAAgatttactttttttttaaaaaaaaaataaaaggaGGAATCTCCTTTTCATTTATATTGTAAACAGGttaaatttgttcaattcaTTGCTGTCTATAATGAAGGTTCTTACTtatattcttcaaattcttaTTAAACcattgatgttgttgttgttgttgttgttgtttcacGTGATTAGTGTGAAACAACGCGCGTGTAAGATTTCTGTTTTTGGGCGGCACGTGCTAATGTAATGTAATGTAATGTAAGcgagtgagtgagtgagtgagtgaaTGAACGAAAGTAAGAAGCCAATTAAGAAGCAAACGTTTGAAACcataaactttttttttttacttaacaaaaattatcaccaacaactaatgattaatatttattatcaaataatataataaaactAACCATGATAGATATATTTGATATGGAAGATGAAGTTTCTACATTAACTTCTCAACTTCATACTAAAATAGTTATTAGCCCTGCCCCATCATCTTCTACAcaagaattaaattataaattaattgatgcCATCGATGAAGAAACTATAGctaatgaaaaagaaaaagaagaagaagaggatgatgattatgatgatgaagatgatgactATTTACCACAAGGGTATCAACCACAAATATCTTCTAGACCtataaaaatcaataataacagTAATAGACAACGAAGgaaatcatcaatagtTTCATCATACGAAGTCAATATTACAAATTCTTAtgtttcttcatcattaataattgatagaTCACCAGGAATTGTTTCTAGTGGAGGAGGagaaggaggaggaggagagAGTAACAATAATAGCAAATTTGTGTCTAGTGTTATTTCCCCACCTAGATTATCTGATTTTGAACCAATTAAAGTATTAGGGAAAGGATCATATGGGAAAGTTTTATTAGTGAGACAAGTATCTACTGGTAGATTATTTGctcaaaaacaattgaaaaaagcttcattgataatcaatcaacaagaacaagaaacagatgatgatgatgaggaggaggaggtggtggtggctgGTGTCAAAATccatgaaaaaaattatcaacgaacattaaatgaaaaacaaatattagAATTAGTTAATCATCCAAATAtagttaaattattttatgCTTTCcaagataataataaattatatttaatattaGAATATTTACAAGGTGGAGAAttatttcatcatttaGCCATGGAAAAATTCATGAGTGAAAAAGATTCAAGTTATTATATTGCACAAATGTTATTAGGTATAAGATATcttcatttgaaattaaaagtgATTTATCGAGATTTAAAACCagaaaattgtttattaaattcatttgGTAATTTAGTATTAACTGATTTTGGTTTAAGTAAAATAGCTGCAGACAACGAAGATGGAACCACCAAGAATCATTCTATAACGGGGACAGTACAATATATGGCACCAGAAATTTTACAAGGTGATCCATATGATTTTGCCGTTGATTATTGGTCATTAGGTTGTGTTGCCTTTGATCTTTTAACTGGTTCACCTCCATTTACGGGAACTAATcctaaaaaaatattggaaaaaatgaaatcaattaaaaaaaatcttaAATTCCCATTTTATTTAAGTTTAGATGCTAAAGATTTTTTAagaaaattattacaagTAAATCCagagaaaagaattaatcttgatgatgaagaaatattccaaaaattcaaacaacaTAGATTTTTCCGTTATATTGATTGGAATCATCTAGAGAATTtacaccaccaccaagaaggagaagaagGTGCAGAAGAATTATCATTTCCAAAGGCAACAAAAAATggtcaacaacaaaaaatgtaTATGCCACCAATATTACCAGTTATTACTGATCCAATATTAGcagaaaattttgattctgAATTCACAGAAATGGATTTCACTCCtccactaccaccaccaccacctcctcctcctcctccaataattatatcacaacttcaacaacaaacacgATTATCTTCCAGTGGTAATAATACTTCTGATATTCTAAATATTCAAGGATTCTCTTATACAAATCctaaatttattgattattcattacataataaataaacaattagaCTGCTAGACTTCtaagcttttttttttttttcgacAATTTGCAACTAAAGAGTTAaaaatcttcttttttttttaagttGATTATGTAATAAACtccatttttttgttagaataagatttcaacaacaacaacaacctaAATATAGTTAAAACTTGAAatgtaaaataaaaaaaaaagaaattcaacTAAACTTGTGATTTTCATAAAAgaactaaaactaaaaccaaaaccaaaactaaaactaaaactaaatctTAGGGAGAATTGATTAGTTGCATATTTggtttttggttttatcATGACAATTGGTAATGcagataatgaaaatgatcaTTCATTTTAACAGACAATAGAGGAAGAGTAGAGAATTATctgttcttgttcttgttctgtatttttattcaaGAGCAATTTTTGTTGGAATTTCTAATCTTCTGTGTGTGTACATACATGGAATTGAATAAACTTCAACTTGTTGTCAGCCAGCAtgtaaatcaatttttagaAACTTGATTTTTATTGGGTTTTGCGATTGACAATTGTCAATTTGGATAGGCAACACAAATCAACGAGAGATCAAGGGCTCAAGGGTaactcttctttttttttatgttaATGTTTAGATACGAGGAGGAAGAGCAATAACACATGTGGAGAATCATCATGTCAGGTGTGTTTTTGAGTTGCTATAAGTTATTAATAGAAACTTGCTGCAACGTGtgtattttgaatttataccttatttttttttactcaTCGTGCATAGGTAACAAACTGCAAAATGTAACGTTGCGCCCAAACGTTACAAAAAAtgatgcaaaaaaaaaaaaactgacATCTACTAAATAACATAATAAAGctcaattaaaaatacttcaaaatttaaacataataaatttatatatatatgtacaCATAGTATAAGAACTAATAAATAAGCAACGAGAAGAAACGAAATAAAACAACGACAACGAAtttaaaaacttttttctttataattaaaaaaaaaaaccaaacttaacaattaattaaactCCATAAGTTTACAAGACAGCCCAATTGAGACGACCGTAGATACTAACTTTGTAGGAGTTCTTTGGTGGCAGATTTGGATTACCAACTTGGATAGCATATTGACTAGCAGAATAAGCTGgtttatcaacaacatgaACAGCATATAAGTAATCATAACCagaaaatttgatttcaccACTCTTTTGATCAAAATCAGAAATGTAAATACCATCAGAACCAGCAGCAACACCAATTTTACCATCTTCACTATATGTCAAAGCATAAGAAGTACGTGATTTCTCATCATCATATCTTTGGTAAATTAAGTTTGGTTCTATGTAGAAAGTAGCACCTGGAGTAACGTAATCACCAATGtaaatttcattgaaaCCAACGTCTTTAGTAAGAGTATAAAGGGTCTTACCATTGACTTCTTCACTATCGGATTTAATGTATAAAGTCACATTACCACGGAATCCTTGTTGAATTGGAGCAGCAATGACTGATTGGAAAAATAAACTGAAAAAAGCAGCAATAAAAACAGTGAATTTGTACATTGTGATAGTAGTtgtaattaatgaattaattgattgattgatggaTTAgtaaaaatggaaaaacaaaattccAATTTCAAGGAAGGAATGGACCCCTATTTATAGTTGAGAAATTGATAGTTCAAATCATAGATGAGAAATCATATTCAAAGGGTAAAGTCACAGTTAATGGTATTAGTTGGTTATACCATTCTTTccttttgttttattagAGTTACCAATTGGTTAAATTACTTGCataattgttttcttttttttttttagtacGATTTGCATCAAATCATTGTATGAGCGATAATATTCCAAGTATTCATGCCTATAAATTACTTGCAGCAAAAACTAACCCATGTGTAAATCAGCCACAATATTGATTATCCCTTAAATACAGGAggcaataacaacaacaacaacaacaacaacctcCTCCTTAGAAATAACTATAAAGCTGtgtgtttttttgttgttgaggtTTCAGTTTTGAGTTAGAAGTTGGAATGGAccacaaaacaaaaacaaatacaaccaagaaaaagaaaagattaATAGAGGAAGATATTTTTAGAAGATTCTTTACATTGAGTACtatcatcaatcaatcaatatcattactTTTCTTCCATTACTTGTTTCTGATTTCAATACTTCCCTTTTATGATCTCATTCCAATGTTTTacagatttttttttttttttgaaacaacaacaaaaagtaAGTTACGTAGTCTTTTTAAAAATCCACACTCTAAGAATCTTTgagaaaaacaatttttaacCCCCTTAATCCATACTACAATAGATCATATATTGTCAATCttgtaaattgatttatcacCATGTAATGATGGGTCCAAGATGCCAAGCACATAACAGTTTATAATAGGGATTGTCAATAGGTTTAATGATcctattgtttttttttttttagttctatttttttcaagcAACTGGTTGATggaaaaaatattaattatgtgtaacaattgaaacaacTTGGAATGTAACTATTGACTAAAATATGCAAGTAATtaaaaaactaaatttgGTTAATGTCAACGTCAAAACGTACACATACACATACACACTATAGTTTTAGTCATCACTTAGATATATTATCATTGTCAAGAGGATGCCACATGAAATAACTAAATAATACAATTCAATGGTTTGTTTAAATGAccttattgtttttttaaaccCTTTCATTGTTTATTGAGGTTTAAACAGAGGTTTAGTTCTCTCTAATTTTCATATAATATTTTCCATTgtatttcattaattactACACTATTCCAAACGTACGACTTACTTTGTTATGAAGTCATTGGGAATGAATACTCGACTCCTTCAA
This genomic stretch from Candida albicans SC5314 chromosome 1, complete sequence harbors:
- a CDS encoding uncharacterized protein (Protein of unknown function; rat catheter biofilm repressed), whose product is MMLKSSAISDDVHRPISVYTTPPLDISIIDEEDEIKEEEEEEENEDEDDLMDKRSYQSSQLLFTPPTSLDNKSKFISPFECPRTPPPPPPPPPPPVSNQYSHSSPKTMNSKNSQFASDTSSLLKPQLSLKSMKTTTTTTSASSSSSNSFKYQPPPPLSTNPQLKSPSKSHNKRNSTNPTVGVKENLLSSPSKLLKRLSMRLSSSNLNKRNSVIPNDIKVIISEPQPQPQPQPQQLLSPRLPLQEYEEKSATTIQSQSIPYLETVALPNGKSILIPSSQSQDEYPSPTLSLTPPYSTSPSNSNSSSCYSLQQQPSKSSTSMIASNLPPLENQKLNKSLSNSTNDGKKPTPNEVVEITPKKQSRRRRNKSHSISAFISPRKLASEYHNRVKSSWRNSSTPSTHSQLSQPIPYLQYPKSTDDEELIGYKYNDEGEGSEEVNQSPPQQQQQQEIEEEEEEVEEDIHDAQNIGDTSLISGIINDIVTTDHTHDITSFSGYSLDKPNTNTTAVTTTTTTTNNDNDIDNETNTNNTNDNSILVLPASPQKSTFSTTTTTTNSTITIDDIDDVSFSSPSSSMTPMSKQQVMGGYNDTLDTINTSSIITTGFDEDEDKDDVSVNVSGISYKGSISNQRKQIYKYHNHSHSHGRHHRMDSQGYEKRKMNHQSTMSTSTTISSAAMNQQQQKQKQKQKQQPQKSVYSDSILKLNIFIQDSNNTTNNSSGSSSSSSSSSSSSSLLQSMISIKLRKDKLKNLDELINLIIYKLMKKLNRHDDDLIIDNIKLLIFFKNNNNNNNNNNNNNNNNSTSDTNYGGGGGGDDDKHVLINPIILKDKIDQSITKKKNKHQNSSSSLPINNYKDDLLLEYIQMKSKLYIKAII
- a CDS encoding uncharacterized protein (Has domain(s) with predicted phosphatidylinositol binding activity and role in cell communication), which produces MSLSTSTSTKPKAPPSTTIASVTSPSSPSLKLFKSKRKIKNLKNLTIIGPLSEQQPGKNVKVITTTTTTTTTTTPSSFSSSSSLMSPITPQTPNIPKTPKTPKHSKHASSGTSSIIADIQSISLPSITKSLLPNSSSSSSSTSTPTSLAKTLSMPMLFNQEKHSKFPQLEENNNNKEEEEEEEKEGGLIDLTNKSIILITKYDFISDDKDQLNIKAKQFLKLLQKLGNGWLLVHDLYDKSKLGLIPASYVDIALNDPLEPIKLTWLYEYSKQKPLSSVSSLSSLSSSPPPPSTKQLGIEETLNEPLSPPPPPPSSSSPFIMIENNNTSKSLRFEIDQIFYNKSNKSFWYKIKYYDNLNHQIIYLGKFYKDFYQLHDGIISQYNINNNNNXNNNNANNINNKNTNDLSIKLPPPILRNSLYHSPNVKFDKNLIENSYKLLIRLNDYLNQLINHWPNILNECPKFHDFIYNCNNIIVNNNNNNKGTTPTTIITNETIIKSFYPNSIMINKNIHDNSVTFSKTAPLPKLSTITTKQMSNNIRPTSINISTTKTPTTTSTTNKPVIASSTTSSNRIFRLPDQYINNSTYIDQLSKKIRDNTTINSTSTTTTTAKANNTKNFDNLSTIVHSESDKSLFSYTSIINTYNNNSNNNNINNIDDDDDDDIASVGLSQSSSEQASSSSNYISDDSILEIQNKEDNNNNNNDDDKLLDNFSNLLSSSSSFSFRSLLPMTNINNHERINSLLQLDSQRLDNHQRINSIQSEPEESIFDKIPQPQEHYNHNHNHNQHNRYCSSCTTATNHSSKMNSPSTTPLTINSHDESGRGERGGEKGKGIEVFEKFPASSNIDKPLPLPPSLPSSSSSSSFSSSGCSTKYPMTIIPTATVKSMTINSPMNAITEHTAKTYCCNDLSLLSSPSSPSHPTTRSLSASSSSSCCCCCCSSSSCCRYCSSSSNASFFEISMNNIINELDEFEFAIDDDDHQHHQQQIIDKTTTLDKIEVEVYLNKIGTCGVESTDIDTDLIKFQLFKHDILSIDYLKKIISFKMYNDYELLNHFNLLLIKTDKNIFTNDNDEDEDEDEDEDENKLILLDDDKILTNYINQLSIIKLNLIRSRAKRETIS